In a single window of the Streptomyces sp. NBC_00353 genome:
- a CDS encoding DUF58 domain-containing protein — MALTGRTALLAALGSLPVGILAPSWTGMLAVNAPLSLAILCDYALAAPVRTLQFTRSGDTTVRLGDGAEVQLTVTNRSRRRLRAHLRDAWPPSSWITGTEQAASRHTLDIPAGERRRVTTLLRPTRRGDRRAERVTVRSYGPLGLAARQGNHHVPWTVRVLPPFTSRKHLPSRLARLRELDGRTSVLTRGEGTEFDSLRAYVPGDDTRSIDWRATARQSAVAVRTWRPERDRHILIVLDTGRTSAGRVGDVPRLDAAMDAALLLTALATRAGDRVDLLAHDRRTRAQVQGRAGGEVLSAMVTAMATLEPELVETDARGLSATALASAPRRSLIVLLTSLDAAPVEEGLLPVLPRLTQRHTVLVAAVADPHIEEMAGARGTVDAVYEAAAATQAQAQRRRTAEQLQRHGVVVVDATPDNLAPALADTYLALKAAGRL; from the coding sequence GTGGCCCTCACCGGACGAACCGCGCTGCTCGCCGCTCTGGGGTCACTCCCCGTAGGCATCCTGGCCCCGAGCTGGACAGGCATGCTCGCGGTCAACGCCCCTCTCTCGCTAGCAATTCTGTGCGACTATGCCCTGGCAGCGCCAGTGCGAACGCTCCAGTTCACTCGATCCGGCGACACAACCGTTCGACTCGGTGACGGCGCAGAAGTACAACTGACCGTAACCAATCGCTCGCGTCGTCGGCTGCGTGCGCACCTCCGCGACGCCTGGCCCCCCAGCAGCTGGATCACCGGCACGGAGCAGGCCGCGTCCCGTCACACCTTGGACATCCCGGCCGGCGAACGCCGTCGCGTCACCACGCTCCTGCGCCCCACCCGTCGCGGCGACCGCCGGGCGGAGCGAGTCACCGTCCGCTCCTACGGGCCGCTGGGACTGGCAGCCCGGCAGGGAAATCATCACGTCCCGTGGACGGTGCGCGTCCTTCCGCCCTTCACCAGTCGCAAGCATCTGCCGTCCCGCCTTGCCAGACTCCGCGAGCTCGACGGCCGCACCAGTGTCCTCACCCGTGGCGAAGGCACGGAGTTCGACAGTCTGCGCGCCTACGTCCCCGGCGATGACACCCGCTCCATCGACTGGCGGGCAACAGCACGCCAGTCCGCTGTCGCTGTCCGGACGTGGCGCCCTGAGCGGGACCGCCACATCCTCATCGTTCTCGATACGGGCCGTACCTCGGCTGGCCGGGTCGGTGATGTGCCCCGGCTCGACGCGGCAATGGACGCGGCACTGCTCCTCACTGCTCTCGCGACACGCGCCGGCGACCGCGTCGACCTGCTGGCCCATGACCGCCGCACCCGCGCCCAGGTTCAGGGCCGCGCCGGAGGAGAAGTTCTGTCGGCCATGGTCACGGCGATGGCTACGCTCGAACCGGAGCTCGTGGAAACAGACGCCCGAGGACTCAGCGCCACTGCCCTGGCAAGCGCCCCTCGTCGCTCTCTGATCGTGCTTCTCACCAGTCTGGACGCGGCCCCTGTCGAAGAGGGCCTGCTCCCCGTCCTCCCCCGGCTGACCCAGCGCCACACGGTGCTGGTGGCCGCGGTGGCCGACCCGCACATCGAGGAGATGGCAGGCGCCCGAGGCACAGTGGACGCGGTCTACGAAGCGGCAGCGGCGACACAAGCTCAAGCACAGCGACGCCGCACTGCGGAACAGCTCCAGCGCCATGGTGTGGTGGTCGTCGATGCCACTCCGGACAATCTCGCCCCGGCTCTCGCCGACACCTATCTCGCCCTCAAGGCAGCAGGCCGCCTCTGA
- a CDS encoding AAA family ATPase, with protein sequence MSAPPPVPAGTTETVGNDDAARASLEALRSEIAKAVVGQDPAVTGLVVALLCRGHVLLEGVPGVAKTLLVRALAASLELDTKRVQFTPDLMPSDVTGSLVYDARTAEFSFQPGPVFTNLLLADEINRTPPKTQSSLLEAMEERQVTVDGTPRPLPDPFLVAATQNPVEYEGTYPLPEAQLDRFLLKLTVPLPSRDEEINVLTRHADGFNPRDLTSAGVRPVAGPADLEAARNAVAKTTVSPEIAGYVVDICRATRESPSLSLGVSPRGATALLSTARAWAWLTGRDYVIPDDVKALALPTLRHRIQLRPEAEMEGVTPDSVITAVLAHVPVPR encoded by the coding sequence ATGAGCGCCCCGCCCCCAGTGCCCGCCGGGACAACCGAGACCGTCGGGAACGACGACGCAGCCCGCGCATCCCTGGAAGCTCTGCGCTCCGAGATCGCCAAAGCCGTGGTCGGCCAGGACCCGGCCGTCACCGGACTGGTCGTCGCACTGCTCTGCCGAGGCCACGTCCTCCTCGAAGGCGTCCCCGGCGTAGCCAAGACCCTCCTGGTCCGCGCCCTCGCCGCCTCACTCGAACTCGACACCAAGCGCGTCCAGTTCACCCCCGATCTGATGCCGAGCGACGTCACCGGATCCCTCGTCTACGACGCCCGCACCGCCGAGTTCTCCTTCCAGCCCGGCCCGGTCTTCACCAACCTCCTCCTGGCCGACGAGATCAACCGCACACCTCCCAAAACGCAGTCCTCCCTCCTGGAGGCAATGGAGGAGCGCCAGGTCACCGTCGACGGAACCCCTCGCCCTCTGCCGGACCCCTTCCTGGTCGCCGCCACCCAGAACCCCGTCGAGTACGAGGGCACGTATCCGCTCCCCGAGGCCCAACTGGACCGCTTCCTCCTCAAACTGACGGTGCCGCTGCCGTCACGCGACGAGGAGATCAACGTCCTGACCCGCCATGCCGATGGCTTCAATCCCCGCGATCTGACGTCAGCAGGCGTACGCCCCGTCGCAGGCCCCGCCGACCTGGAGGCAGCACGCAACGCGGTCGCCAAGACCACGGTCTCCCCCGAGATCGCCGGCTATGTCGTCGATATCTGCCGTGCCACGCGTGAATCCCCCTCGCTCTCCCTCGGTGTATCCCCCCGAGGCGCAACCGCCCTGCTCTCCACGGCCCGCGCATGGGCCTGGCTCACCGGCCGTGACTACGTCATCCCGGATGACGTGAAAGCCCTGGCACTCCCCACGCTCCGCCATCGCATCCAGCTGCGGCCCGAGGCAGAGATGGAAGGAGTCACCCCCGACTCCGTCATCACCGCAGTCCTCGCCCACGTACCCGTACCCCGATGA
- a CDS encoding DUF4350 domain-containing protein → MTAVTTATTASPTSASSSPRQLWVRTRGLLFALLLLVAAGIVLATARSGDQHGRLDPRSADQHGSRAVAELLKDRGVSVRVTTTLDDTTAATGPDTTLLVTAPNLLTLHQQNELRAATTDSAGRTVLLAADPLSVNALAPGVRANSSGPVVARAPQCSLLAARTAGDADTGGFRYTADGLDTIGCYPSGNLPTLLLVQEKGAGDTVLLGSPDLLYNNRLASHGNASLALQLLGSRPHLVWYLPSLADPSAAQNRDGVDDGTGDDRSFVDLIPSGWLWGTLQLAVAAVLAAIWRARRLGPLVTERLPVAIRASESTEGRARLYRKANARDRAASSLRSATRTRIAPLIGVSPRDAHSPSVLLPAVSARLSTAEGGLDTLLFGPEPADDATLVRLADQLDTLEREVRTS, encoded by the coding sequence ATGACCGCAGTCACCACCGCCACCACCGCGTCCCCCACCTCGGCCTCCTCCTCTCCCCGCCAGCTCTGGGTCCGTACCCGCGGTCTGCTGTTCGCCCTCCTTCTTCTCGTAGCGGCCGGAATCGTGCTGGCCACCGCACGCTCCGGCGACCAGCACGGCCGACTCGACCCCCGCTCCGCCGACCAGCACGGCAGCCGGGCCGTCGCCGAACTCCTCAAGGACCGCGGCGTCTCCGTCCGCGTGACCACCACGCTCGACGACACCACTGCGGCGACCGGCCCCGACACCACTCTGCTCGTCACCGCCCCGAACCTGCTGACGCTGCATCAGCAGAACGAACTCCGCGCCGCGACCACCGACTCGGCCGGCCGCACCGTCCTCCTCGCGGCAGACCCCCTGTCCGTCAACGCACTGGCTCCCGGCGTCCGCGCGAACTCCTCCGGCCCGGTGGTCGCCCGCGCACCGCAGTGCTCCCTGCTTGCAGCCCGCACGGCGGGCGACGCCGACACAGGAGGCTTCCGCTACACGGCGGACGGCCTCGACACCATCGGCTGCTACCCAAGTGGCAACCTCCCCACCCTGCTCCTCGTCCAGGAGAAGGGCGCCGGCGACACCGTCCTCCTCGGCTCCCCCGATCTGCTCTACAACAACCGGCTCGCCAGCCACGGCAACGCCTCCCTGGCCCTGCAACTCCTCGGCTCCCGCCCGCATCTGGTCTGGTACCTCCCCTCGCTCGCTGATCCCTCCGCCGCTCAGAACCGCGACGGTGTCGACGACGGCACGGGCGACGACCGCAGCTTCGTCGATCTCATCCCGTCGGGCTGGCTCTGGGGCACTCTGCAGCTCGCAGTCGCCGCCGTGCTCGCAGCCATCTGGCGCGCCCGCCGACTGGGCCCCCTGGTCACCGAACGGCTGCCCGTGGCCATTCGCGCCTCCGAATCCACAGAGGGCCGAGCTCGCCTCTACCGCAAGGCGAACGCCCGCGACCGGGCCGCCTCCTCACTGCGCTCCGCCACCCGCACCCGTATCGCACCCCTCATCGGCGTCTCCCCACGCGATGCCCACTCCCCCTCCGTGCTCCTCCCCGCCGTCTCCGCGCGCCTCAGCACCGCTGAAGGCGGCCTGGACACCCTGCTCTTCGGCCCGGAGCCGGCCGACGACGCCACCCTTGTCCGTCTGGCAGACCAACTCGACACCCTCGAAAGAGAGGTACGCACTTCATGA
- a CDS encoding DUF4129 domain-containing protein, translating to MSGAGGTTTARLLIHASNDVPVETPRVPAREAAKHELSHPMYHENDPNLLQRGLDRLWGWLGDLFATASNAAPGGPLGLIVLVLVVIGLAVALWWRLGTPQRTPRTTDALFDDSPRSAAEHRTAAEAHAAAQRWNEAVQERMRAIVRSLEERALLDPRPGRTADEAAAEAGRSLPGHEIPLRAAARNFDDVTYGGRTADQQTYLTVQALDRDLENAKPLLTTAVRGAAE from the coding sequence GTGTCGGGGGCGGGGGGCACTACAACAGCACGGCTACTGATCCACGCGAGCAACGACGTACCGGTGGAGACTCCGCGTGTCCCCGCCCGTGAGGCGGCGAAGCACGAGCTGTCCCATCCGATGTACCACGAGAACGACCCGAACCTCCTCCAGCGCGGCCTCGACCGCCTGTGGGGGTGGCTCGGCGATCTCTTCGCCACGGCCTCGAACGCCGCACCGGGCGGACCGCTCGGGCTGATCGTCCTCGTACTGGTGGTCATTGGCCTGGCCGTCGCTCTCTGGTGGCGGCTGGGCACCCCGCAGCGCACCCCCCGCACCACGGACGCACTCTTCGACGACAGCCCCCGCAGCGCGGCCGAACACCGCACGGCCGCCGAGGCCCACGCTGCCGCCCAGCGCTGGAACGAGGCCGTCCAGGAACGCATGCGCGCCATCGTGCGCTCCCTCGAAGAACGCGCCCTCCTCGACCCACGCCCCGGCCGCACGGCCGACGAGGCCGCCGCCGAGGCCGGCCGCTCACTGCCCGGACACGAGATACCGCTTCGCGCCGCCGCCCGTAACTTCGATGACGTCACATACGGCGGCCGGACCGCCGACCAGCAGACGTATCTGACGGTGCAGGCCCTCGACCGCGACCTCGAGAACGCCAAGCCCCTGCTGACCACCGCGGTCCGGGGAGCCGCCGAATGA
- a CDS encoding glycerophosphoryl diester phosphodiesterase membrane domain-containing protein, producing the protein MNDTPGWASPGSAPSDSQEAGVPQPSAPTDGNGHAGNWSPTQPPAGQWSPPSIPGSGHGAPPPVPGWGSRPQGSGWGQPPAAKPGVIPLRPLGVGEILDGAVSAMRAHWRTVLGITLTVSVIAQIAIILVQRYLLPEPASVDPNATGAEALRQAADSAQSTLVYSAPSTLITLIATLFTTSMLTVVISRSVLGRSVTLSEAWAEARPRLLQLLGLTLLLALMAAGIMAVGVLPGALMGSTAGVGLILIGFMAACVVVIWLMVRFCLATPALMLERQSITVSMRRSAKLVRGAWWRMFGILLLTWLLTLIVTLVIAIPFGIIGMIVDGDGLSTFLTGESTGFGWPFLIISGIGEVIISTITYPLSAGVMALLYVDQRIRREALDLELARAAGLSGYDTRS; encoded by the coding sequence ATGAACGACACTCCGGGCTGGGCCTCGCCCGGATCTGCCCCCTCCGACAGCCAGGAGGCGGGCGTCCCCCAGCCTTCCGCGCCCACGGACGGCAACGGCCACGCCGGGAACTGGTCTCCCACGCAGCCGCCCGCAGGGCAGTGGTCCCCACCGAGCATCCCCGGCAGCGGTCACGGCGCACCGCCGCCCGTCCCCGGCTGGGGCAGCAGGCCGCAGGGATCCGGCTGGGGTCAGCCACCCGCGGCAAAGCCCGGTGTCATCCCGCTCCGCCCACTCGGCGTCGGCGAGATCCTCGACGGTGCGGTGTCCGCGATGCGTGCGCACTGGCGCACGGTCCTCGGAATCACGCTCACCGTCTCCGTGATCGCCCAGATCGCCATCATCCTCGTGCAGCGCTACCTGCTGCCGGAGCCCGCGTCGGTCGACCCGAACGCGACCGGCGCGGAGGCGCTCCGCCAGGCCGCCGACTCCGCCCAGTCCACCCTGGTCTACAGCGCCCCGTCCACGCTCATCACCCTGATCGCGACGCTCTTCACCACATCCATGCTCACCGTGGTGATCAGCCGCTCGGTACTGGGCCGCTCCGTGACGCTCTCCGAAGCGTGGGCCGAGGCCCGGCCCCGCCTGCTCCAGCTGCTGGGCCTGACCCTCCTGCTGGCCTTGATGGCCGCCGGAATCATGGCAGTGGGCGTGCTGCCCGGTGCGCTGATGGGCTCCACCGCGGGCGTGGGCCTCATCCTCATCGGCTTCATGGCCGCCTGTGTCGTCGTCATCTGGCTGATGGTCCGCTTCTGCCTCGCCACGCCGGCGCTGATGCTGGAGCGGCAGTCGATCACCGTCTCGATGCGCCGGTCCGCGAAGCTGGTCCGGGGCGCCTGGTGGCGGATGTTCGGCATCCTGCTCCTCACCTGGCTACTGACGCTCATCGTGACCCTGGTCATCGCCATCCCGTTCGGCATCATTGGGATGATCGTGGACGGCGACGGACTGAGCACCTTCCTCACCGGCGAGTCCACCGGATTCGGCTGGCCGTTCCTGATCATCTCCGGCATCGGCGAGGTCATCATCTCCACGATCACCTACCCGCTCTCCGCCGGTGTGATGGCTCTGCTCTACGTGGACCAGCGCATCCGCCGCGAAGCACTCGACCTCGAGCTCGCCAGGGCCGCGGGCCTGTCCGGCTACGACACCAGGAGCTGA
- the mtnA gene encoding S-methyl-5-thioribose-1-phosphate isomerase, which translates to MADQDAQSPVGIEPPALPSIRWDEPPEGPVLVLLDQTRLPAEEVGLVCADVPALVRAIQTLAVRGAPLLGIAGAYGVALAAVRGYDVAEAAGLLEGARPTAVNLGYGVRRAAGTYWAALDKGADPQRAAAVALEEAKALHREDAEASRRMAQYGLALLDELLPGGGHQLLTHCNSGALVSGGEGTAFAVALRAHRAGRLRRLWVDETRPLLQGARLTAYEAARNGMAYSLLTDNAAGSLFAAGEVDAVLIGADRIAADGSVANKVGSYPLAVLAKYHHVPFIVVAPTTTVDLETADGASIIVEQRPGREVTELTSPQIGPDGGEAGGLLVAPLGTQAYNPAFDITPPELITAIVTEEGAVSPVTGVGLAELCARSSQITIS; encoded by the coding sequence ATGGCTGATCAGGACGCGCAATCGCCGGTGGGCATCGAGCCTCCCGCGCTTCCCTCCATCCGCTGGGACGAGCCTCCGGAAGGCCCTGTGCTGGTGCTCCTCGACCAGACGCGGCTGCCCGCCGAGGAGGTCGGGCTGGTGTGTGCGGATGTGCCCGCGCTGGTGCGGGCGATCCAGACACTGGCTGTGCGCGGGGCGCCGTTGCTGGGCATCGCCGGGGCCTACGGGGTGGCACTGGCCGCTGTCCGGGGTTATGACGTCGCGGAGGCTGCGGGGCTGCTGGAGGGGGCGCGGCCCACCGCTGTGAACCTCGGATACGGGGTGCGGCGTGCGGCAGGGACGTACTGGGCGGCCCTGGACAAGGGTGCGGATCCGCAGCGGGCGGCCGCGGTGGCGCTGGAGGAGGCGAAGGCGCTGCACCGGGAGGACGCCGAGGCCAGTCGGCGCATGGCGCAGTACGGGCTCGCGCTGCTCGACGAGCTGCTGCCGGGCGGCGGGCATCAGCTGCTCACGCACTGCAATTCGGGGGCGCTCGTCTCGGGTGGTGAGGGCACGGCCTTCGCGGTGGCGCTCCGCGCGCACCGGGCGGGACGGCTGCGAAGGCTCTGGGTGGACGAGACGCGCCCGCTGTTGCAGGGGGCTCGGCTGACCGCGTACGAGGCGGCGCGCAACGGAATGGCGTACAGCCTGCTCACGGACAACGCGGCGGGATCGCTGTTCGCCGCGGGGGAGGTCGATGCCGTGCTCATCGGCGCCGACCGCATCGCGGCGGACGGGTCCGTGGCGAACAAAGTCGGGAGTTATCCGCTGGCGGTGCTTGCCAAATACCACCATGTGCCGTTCATTGTGGTGGCGCCGACCACGACCGTGGATCTGGAGACCGCGGACGGGGCGTCGATCATTGTGGAGCAGCGCCCCGGCCGAGAGGTGACGGAGCTCACATCTCCGCAGATCGGGCCGGACGGCGGGGAGGCGGGCGGACTGCTCGTGGCACCCCTGGGAACCCAGGCGTACAACCCCGCATTCGACATCACGCCGCCGGAACTGATCACGGCGATCGTCACGGAGGAGGGTGCAGTTTCCCCGGTCACGGGGGTCGGACTGGCAGAGCTGTGTGCCAGGTCATCGCAGATAACGATTAGCTAA
- the mtrA gene encoding two-component system response regulator MtrA has product MMSIMKGRVLVVDDDTALAEMLGIVLRGEGFEPSFVADGDKALAAFREAKPDLVLLDLMLPGRDGIEVCRLIRAESGVPIVMLTAKSDTVDVVVGLESGADDYIVKPFKPKELVARIRARLRRSEEPAPEQLTIGDLVIDVAGHSVKREGQSIALTPLEFDLLVALARKPWQVFTREVLLEQVWGYRHAADTRLVNVHVQRLRSKVEKDPERPEIVVTVRGVGYKAGPS; this is encoded by the coding sequence ATGATGTCGATTATGAAGGGACGCGTCCTTGTCGTCGACGACGACACCGCACTGGCCGAGATGCTCGGGATTGTGCTGCGTGGTGAAGGGTTCGAGCCGTCGTTCGTAGCGGACGGCGACAAGGCACTTGCCGCATTTCGTGAGGCCAAGCCGGACCTGGTTCTGCTGGATCTCATGCTGCCCGGACGGGACGGCATCGAAGTCTGCAGGCTGATCAGGGCCGAGTCGGGTGTGCCGATCGTCATGCTCACGGCTAAGAGCGACACGGTCGATGTGGTGGTGGGCCTGGAGTCCGGGGCCGACGACTACATCGTCAAGCCGTTCAAACCTAAGGAGTTGGTTGCCCGGATCAGGGCACGTTTGCGTAGGTCCGAGGAGCCGGCACCGGAACAGCTGACCATCGGGGATCTGGTCATCGATGTGGCCGGTCACTCGGTGAAGCGGGAGGGGCAGTCCATCGCACTGACCCCGCTGGAGTTCGACCTGCTGGTCGCGCTCGCCCGCAAGCCGTGGCAGGTCTTCACCCGTGAAGTACTGCTCGAGCAGGTGTGGGGGTATCGCCATGCCGCCGACACCCGTCTGGTGAATGTGCATGTCCAGCGGCTGCGTTCCAAGGTCGAGAAGGACCCGGAGCGGCCGGAGATCGTGGTGACCGTCCGAGGTGTCGGTTACAAGGCCGGACCGAGCTGA
- the mtrB gene encoding MtrAB system histidine kinase MtrB, translated as MSLGSAAPKPGGPGVRTGRAAGSGRGPSPLGRLLQGGRLFHDRAPGGPVPRLLMRWVRRPLLPAVRLWRRNLQLRVVAGTLLMSLGVVLLLGLVVIGQVRNGLLDAKGKAAQTQAAGGFAAAQDKANAPLTPGGRGGDAGDGATANNSWRTELVDQLASGGKNAFNVVALSADDGTRAPRGSGSVEAASVPQSLREAVDKGPGAFQTYSLIRYANGQESQPGLVVGKRLYDIDHNPYQLYYLFPLTQEEKSLTLVKGTLATAGLFVVVLLGAIAWFVVRQVVTPVRMAAGIAERLSAGRLQERMKVTGEDDIARLGEAFNKMAQNLQLKIQQLEELSRMQRRFVSDVSHELRTPLTTVRMAADVIHEARVDFDPVTARSAELLGDQLDRFESLLSDLLEISRFDAGAAALEAEPIDLRQVVRRVIGGAEPLAERKGTRIRVVGDEQPVIAEADARRVERVLRNLVVNAVEHGEGKDVVVRMGVAGGAVAIAVRDYGVGLKPGEATRVFNRFWRADPARARTTGGTGLGLSIAVEDARLHGGWLQAWGEPGGGSQFRLTLPRTADEPLRGSPIPLEPEDSRRNRENRERATDGVTTGSEHRLTSVPAQQSGSDRSPLPVPTRASVAPRTAPASVHPAALPGSGARVVARPADDRPGGDVESAAHHPEREDTTRGH; from the coding sequence ATGTCCCTGGGTAGCGCTGCTCCGAAACCCGGGGGGCCGGGAGTCCGTACGGGGCGGGCTGCCGGTTCGGGACGTGGGCCTTCGCCGTTGGGGAGGCTTCTGCAGGGCGGCCGGTTGTTCCACGACCGGGCGCCCGGCGGTCCCGTGCCGCGACTGCTGATGCGCTGGGTGCGGCGTCCGCTGCTGCCCGCCGTGCGGTTGTGGCGGCGCAACCTCCAGTTGCGGGTCGTCGCGGGCACGCTGCTCATGTCGCTCGGTGTGGTGCTGCTGCTCGGCCTGGTCGTGATCGGACAGGTGCGCAACGGTCTGCTCGACGCGAAGGGCAAGGCTGCTCAGACACAGGCCGCCGGTGGTTTCGCGGCGGCCCAGGACAAGGCGAACGCTCCGCTCACCCCCGGTGGGCGCGGAGGCGATGCCGGTGACGGGGCGACCGCCAACAACTCATGGCGGACCGAGCTCGTCGATCAGCTCGCCAGTGGCGGCAAGAACGCCTTCAACGTGGTGGCGCTCAGCGCCGACGACGGCACCCGTGCGCCGCGCGGCTCGGGCAGCGTGGAAGCGGCCAGCGTCCCGCAGAGCCTGCGGGAGGCCGTGGACAAGGGGCCGGGTGCGTTCCAGACGTACTCGCTGATCAGGTATGCGAACGGGCAGGAGTCGCAGCCGGGTCTCGTCGTGGGCAAGCGCCTGTACGACATCGACCACAACCCGTACCAGCTCTACTACCTCTTCCCGCTGACGCAGGAGGAGAAGTCACTGACCCTGGTCAAGGGCACCCTGGCCACTGCGGGACTGTTCGTGGTCGTGCTGCTCGGGGCCATCGCCTGGTTCGTGGTGCGGCAGGTCGTCACACCCGTACGGATGGCGGCGGGAATCGCCGAGCGACTCTCCGCGGGCCGGCTGCAGGAGCGGATGAAGGTCACCGGCGAGGACGACATCGCCCGGCTCGGTGAGGCCTTCAACAAGATGGCGCAGAACCTTCAGCTGAAGATCCAGCAGCTGGAGGAGCTCTCCCGGATGCAGCGGCGCTTCGTATCGGACGTCTCGCACGAGCTGCGGACACCGCTGACGACCGTGCGCATGGCCGCCGATGTGATCCACGAGGCGCGGGTGGACTTCGACCCCGTGACGGCTCGCTCCGCCGAGCTCCTCGGGGACCAGCTCGACCGGTTCGAGTCGCTGCTCTCCGATCTGCTGGAGATCAGCCGGTTCGACGCAGGCGCCGCGGCGCTGGAGGCCGAGCCGATAGACCTGCGGCAGGTCGTACGACGGGTGATCGGCGGTGCCGAGCCGCTCGCCGAGCGCAAGGGCACCCGGATCCGGGTGGTCGGTGACGAGCAGCCGGTGATCGCGGAGGCCGACGCGCGACGGGTCGAGCGCGTGCTGCGCAACCTGGTCGTCAACGCCGTCGAGCACGGCGAGGGCAAGGATGTCGTGGTGCGGATGGGTGTGGCCGGAGGAGCGGTCGCCATCGCCGTCCGGGACTACGGCGTGGGTCTCAAGCCGGGAGAGGCGACCCGGGTCTTCAACCGCTTCTGGCGCGCCGACCCCGCGCGGGCCCGGACGACGGGCGGTACCGGTCTCGGGCTGTCGATCGCCGTCGAGGACGCCCGGCTGCACGGCGGCTGGCTGCAGGCGTGGGGCGAGCCGGGCGGCGGTTCGCAGTTCCGCCTGACCCTGCCGCGTACGGCGGACGAGCCGCTGCGCGGATCGCCGATACCGCTGGAGCCCGAGGACTCGCGCCGCAACCGGGAGAACCGGGAGCGGGCCACGGACGGCGTCACGACCGGCAGTGAGCACCGGCTGACCTCGGTGCCCGCCCAACAGAGCGGCTCGGACCGGTCGCCGCTGCCCGTGCCGACGCGTGCCTCCGTGGCTCCCCGCACGGCGCCCGCTTCGGTGCATCCGGCGGCTCTGCCGGGCAGCGGCGCCCGGGTGGTCGCCCGCCCGGCCGACGACCGGCCGGGCGGCGACGTCGAATCTGCTGCGCACCACCCGGAGCGGGAGGACACGACTCGTGGGCACTGA